One window from the genome of Candidatus Hydrogenedentota bacterium encodes:
- a CDS encoding PadR family transcriptional regulator, whose protein sequence is MDSFENWMTQVRKGILELCILNALDGGECYGYDLVRKLRGVPGLDVAEGTLYPLLSRLRMQGLVRTRLVESPEGPARKYYALTGDGRRNLGLMNGYLKRLVEGSLSLKGKEES, encoded by the coding sequence ATGGACAGTTTCGAAAACTGGATGACCCAGGTACGGAAGGGGATTCTGGAACTGTGCATCCTCAACGCCCTTGACGGGGGTGAGTGCTACGGCTACGATCTGGTCCGGAAACTGCGGGGGGTGCCCGGTCTGGATGTTGCGGAGGGGACCCTGTACCCCCTGCTGTCCCGACTGCGGATGCAGGGCCTCGTGCGGACGCGGCTGGTTGAATCCCCCGAGGGCCCCGCCCGAAAATACTACGCCCTCACCGGGGACGGGCGCCGCAATCTTGGCCTCATGAACGGCTATCTGAAACGGCTTGTCGAGGGAAGTCTGTCATTGAAGGGAAAGGAGGAGTCATGA